The proteins below come from a single Terriglobales bacterium genomic window:
- a CDS encoding fatty acid desaturase — MSEAAAAVLRPWEEPFWKPAKGRELVLAYLVLIHVLALVGLVLYPIPSLPVLAITLGAAMLGGLGTTVCFHRMLAHRTVKLNPVLENLLIFFTIFNGSGNPTSWVAFHRRHHARSDTPDDISSPKHGGFWWAHLRWLYQNPPESLEKWAPDLNKPIYRFWTRMEAPIVVASLLCGLFFGWEGFFWMGALRMVYSLHGQCAVNSLTHMGEHRGDSSKNLWWLGPLQLAAWGENWHRNHHSQTNSARFGWKWWEVDIGWYFIRAMAAVGLASDVKVPKKQLEIG; from the coding sequence ATGAGTGAAGCTGCCGCGGCTGTGCTCCGTCCCTGGGAAGAACCCTTCTGGAAACCGGCGAAAGGACGCGAACTGGTCCTCGCCTATCTGGTGCTGATCCATGTGCTGGCGCTAGTGGGGCTGGTGCTCTATCCCATTCCCAGCCTGCCGGTGCTGGCCATCACGCTAGGGGCGGCGATGCTGGGTGGGTTGGGCACAACGGTGTGCTTCCATCGCATGCTGGCGCATCGCACGGTGAAGCTGAACCCGGTGCTGGAGAACTTGCTGATCTTCTTCACCATCTTCAACGGCTCGGGGAATCCGACCAGTTGGGTGGCCTTCCACCGCCGGCATCACGCGCGTTCGGACACGCCGGACGACATCTCCAGCCCGAAACATGGCGGATTCTGGTGGGCGCACCTGAGGTGGCTGTACCAGAATCCCCCGGAGAGCCTGGAGAAGTGGGCGCCGGATCTGAACAAGCCCATCTACCGCTTCTGGACGCGGATGGAAGCGCCCATCGTGGTGGCCTCGCTGCTGTGCGGACTTTTCTTCGGCTGGGAAGGATTCTTCTGGATGGGCGCGCTGCGCATGGTGTACTCGCTGCACGGGCAGTGCGCGGTGAACAGCCTGACCCACATGGGCGAGCACCGGGGCGATTCCAGCAAGAACCTGTGGTGGCTGGGACCGCTGCAACTGGCGGCCTGGGGCGAGAACTGGCACCGTAACCACCACTCGCAGACCAACTCGGCGCGCTTCGGGTGGAAGTGGTGGGAAGTGGATATTGGCTGGTATTTCATACGGGCAATGGCGGCGGTGGGGCTGGCGAGCGATGTGAAAGTGCCGAAGAAACAATTGGAGATTGGGTAA
- the aroA gene encoding 3-phosphoshikimate 1-carboxyvinyltransferase has translation MSLDLAIRPARNLLGALRLPGDKSISHRYAILSALAEGESRLENFATGADCASTLACLRALGCEVKQEAEGTLTIRGRGPQLSPPQGPLECGNSGSTMRMLAGILAAQPFSSDLVGDASLSRRPMARVIEPLTRMGAAIAASGGARPPLRISGARLRGIDYALPVPSAQVKTAVLFAGLMAQGETSVSEPVPTRDHGELALEAFGARLTCAPGRISIRGGQALRPVAFRIPGDISTAAFFLCAAALFPESNLVLDDVLLNPTRSALLDVLSSLGARFSMLNVEDRMGELAGTIRLEPRPLGGARISGAPTVALIDELPVLAAIAPYTGQGIEIRDAAELRVKESDRIAAVARNLRALGAEVEEFTDGLRVPGRQPLKGGEVDSFGDHRIAMAFAVAALRAQDKVVIRNADAAQVSFPEFFETLEQLVER, from the coding sequence GTGTCGCTCGACCTCGCCATCCGTCCCGCGCGCAATCTGCTTGGCGCTCTGCGCCTTCCCGGTGACAAGTCCATTTCTCACCGTTACGCCATCTTGTCCGCGCTGGCCGAGGGCGAATCTCGCCTGGAGAATTTCGCTACTGGCGCCGACTGCGCCTCCACGCTCGCGTGTCTGCGGGCGCTCGGCTGCGAAGTCAAACAGGAGGCAGAGGGGACGCTCACGATCCGCGGCCGGGGCCCGCAACTCTCCCCGCCCCAGGGTCCGCTCGAATGCGGCAACTCCGGCTCCACCATGCGCATGCTGGCCGGCATTCTTGCCGCCCAGCCCTTCAGCAGTGACCTGGTCGGCGACGCCTCGCTCTCCCGCCGTCCCATGGCGCGCGTCATCGAGCCGCTCACCCGGATGGGCGCTGCCATCGCCGCCTCCGGCGGCGCCCGCCCGCCGCTGCGCATCTCCGGCGCGCGTCTCCGCGGCATTGATTACGCCCTGCCGGTGCCCAGCGCCCAGGTGAAGACTGCCGTGCTGTTCGCCGGCCTGATGGCCCAGGGCGAGACCTCGGTTTCCGAGCCCGTGCCCACGCGCGACCACGGAGAACTCGCGCTTGAAGCCTTTGGCGCCCGCCTCACTTGCGCTCCCGGACGCATCTCCATCCGCGGCGGGCAGGCCCTGCGCCCGGTCGCCTTCCGCATTCCGGGCGACATCTCCACCGCGGCGTTCTTCCTCTGCGCCGCCGCCCTCTTTCCGGAATCGAACCTGGTGCTCGACGACGTCCTGCTCAACCCCACGCGTTCCGCTCTGCTTGACGTGCTTTCCTCTCTCGGCGCCCGCTTTTCCATGCTCAACGTCGAAGACCGCATGGGCGAACTCGCCGGCACCATCCGCTTGGAGCCGCGACCACTCGGCGGCGCCCGCATCTCCGGCGCCCCAACCGTTGCCCTGATTGATGAGTTGCCCGTACTCGCCGCCATCGCGCCTTATACGGGGCAGGGAATCGAGATTCGGGATGCTGCCGAGCTGCGCGTCAAGGAATCCGATCGCATCGCCGCCGTCGCGCGCAACCTGCGCGCGTTGGGCGCCGAAGTGGAGGAATTTACGGATGGCCTGCGCGTCCCCGGCCGCCAGCCGCTCAAGGGCGGGGAAGTGGACTCCTTCGGCGACCACCGCATCGCCATGGCCTTCGCCGTCGCCGCCCTGCGGGCCCAGGATAAGGTCGTCATCCGCAACGCCGACGCCGCCCAAGTGTCCTTTCCGGAATTCTTCGAAACGCTGGAGCAACTCGTCGAGCGCTGA